TCGTCGACGTCAGGTCCGGCGGCGACCAACTCGGCCGCCGCGAGCGTGAAACCCGCCGGGAATCGGCACAATCGGCGCAGGGCCGCCTGCTGCGGCGCGTCGAGCAGATTCCAGCTCCAGTCGATCACCGCGTGCAGCGTGCGATGTCGTTCCGGCGAACTCCGATCCCCGTGCCGCAGCAGGGCGAACCGATCGGCCAGCCGCAGGGTGATCTCCTCGACGCTCAGCACCCGTACCCGCGCGGCCGCCAGCTCGATGGCCAGCGGCAGGCCGTCCAGCGTGTGGCACAGCTGTGCGACGACATCGGGATCGAGCCGGACCCCGGGCCGCACCGCCCTGGCCCGCGCCGCGAACAACTCGGTCGCGGGCGACCCGGTGGGGTCGATGGCCAAGGGCGGCAACGGATACACCGTCTCGGCCGTGATCATCAGCGGCGCCCGGCTCGTGGTCAGAACGGTCAGCCGATCCGCCACCCCGATCAGGTCGGCGACCACCACGGCGACGGCCTCGATCACATGCTCACAGTTGTCGAGGATCAGCAGCATGGGCCGGGCGGCCACGGCCTCGCGCAGCCGCTGGCGGGCATCGATGCGCGGCCGCAACGTCGTGGTGTTGTACCCGACATCGCTCAGCCCGAGCGTCGCGCTGATCGCGGCCTCGATCTCGACCCTGGCGTCGGCGCCCTCCGCGCGGACCGAGGCCAGCTCCACCAGCACCACCCGGTTGGCCGCCGCGGCGCGGGCTCCGACCTCGTTGGCGATCCGGGTCTTGCCCGCGCCACCTGGCCCGAGCACCGTGATCACCCGGGACATGTGCAGCAGCGCGGCCAGCGCGCTCAGCTCCTCCGCCCGGCCGAGCAGTGCGTTGGGCGCGGCACGCAGGCCGATCGCCGCGGGCAAGGCGAATTCCGGCACATCGATATCACGGGCTACCGCGTCGACCGGCGGTCGGGCCGCGGCGATACCGTTGTGCCCCAGCGCTTCCCCGCGCAAAATCGCGGTGTTCAGCTCGACCAAGGCCGGTCCGGGATCCGCGCCGAGTTGGTCGACCAGCCGAGTCCGGAACACGGCGAACGACTCCAGCGCCTCGTTCTGGTGACCGGTGAACGCGAGCAATCGCATCAGCGTGAGCTGCGCCGATTCGTCCAGCGGTGCGGCGCCCGCCCGATACCGCGCGAGCCGCAGCGCGCCCTCGAGATCGCCCGCGGATTCACGCGCCGCGAGTTCCAGCACGGTCAATTCGTCGAGCCGGGTCGTCGCCGCGGCGCAGAGTGCGTCGGCGACCTCGCCCGGCGGCAGATCACCGCCCGGTTCGCCCCGCCACAGCGCGCGGGCCTCGGCGATCAACGCCAAACAGGCCGCGTGATCGCCGGCGGTGCGGCGTTCGCGGGCCCGGCGCAACAGCTCGGCGCTGCGGGTCAGGTCCACCTCGTCGGCGCGCAGCGTGAGCCGGTAGCCGGCCGGGCCGATCTCCAGCGCGCCGTCCGGCAGCGCGGCCCGCAGTCGCGACACCTGGGTGTGCAGCGCGTTCATCGGGGCGCGCGGCGGTTGCTCGCCCCACACGTCATCGATGAGGGCTTGCGCGCTGCGGCTACGACCCGGCCGCAACGCCAGGGCCGCGAGCAGCAAACGCGATCGGGCGCCGGGCAGCGCGGTCAGCGCGCCGTCGCGGCGCAGCGCGATCTCGCCCAGCAGGCCCACCACGACCGGTTCGCCTGCGGGCGCCCGCAACACTTGACCGCGACCACCCGGGCCGCTCTGATCCGACAACATCCCGCGGTCATCGTATGCGAGCAGGACTGACCGAGCCGACATGGTTTTTCCCTCGTTTTCGATGGCCGGTCCCCTACGCTGTGCGCATGGCTGAGTTCGAAGTGGTCCGGCAGGCCGTCATCTCGGCCGAGCCGTCGCGTATTCACGGGCTGATCGACGACCTGCGGGAATGGACCAAGTGGTCTCCGTGGGAGGACATCGATCCGCAGTTGCAGCGCACCTACACGGGCGCGGAATCCGGCGTCGGCGCCAAATA
This genomic stretch from Nocardia brasiliensis ATCC 700358 harbors:
- a CDS encoding AfsR/SARP family transcriptional regulator — encoded protein: MLSDQSGPGGRGQVLRAPAGEPVVVGLLGEIALRRDGALTALPGARSRLLLAALALRPGRSRSAQALIDDVWGEQPPRAPMNALHTQVSRLRAALPDGALEIGPAGYRLTLRADEVDLTRSAELLRRARERRTAGDHAACLALIAEARALWRGEPGGDLPPGEVADALCAAATTRLDELTVLELAARESAGDLEGALRLARYRAGAAPLDESAQLTLMRLLAFTGHQNEALESFAVFRTRLVDQLGADPGPALVELNTAILRGEALGHNGIAAARPPVDAVARDIDVPEFALPAAIGLRAAPNALLGRAEELSALAALLHMSRVITVLGPGGAGKTRIANEVGARAAAANRVVLVELASVRAEGADARVEIEAAISATLGLSDVGYNTTTLRPRIDARQRLREAVAARPMLLILDNCEHVIEAVAVVVADLIGVADRLTVLTTSRAPLMITAETVYPLPPLAIDPTGSPATELFAARARAVRPGVRLDPDVVAQLCHTLDGLPLAIELAAARVRVLSVEEITLRLADRFALLRHGDRSSPERHRTLHAVIDWSWNLLDAPQQAALRRLCRFPAGFTLAAAELVAAGPDVDDAAAAVDGLVNQSLLTVLDDEMLGTRYRMLETVREYGAEQLAAWPGEAELVTDRMLLWARTYALDVADRYRTGDQVWLALSVAAELDNLLDALRAALDREDAYTAYIVFPIVSALWMLRGSHAEVVGWAWRIARLQPDASGPQAPPPDLVLTSYQTMFLHLAYSNGSARDLAALRLRVRRMLRSGAELTPSNSFVAGIVLTRADGRGLARLIAHAVRSPDAETKASALLLRANMRENLGDVRGSTLDAVRALEIFGHDNVWSTAMVCRHLGQVYGQIAEYAKAVPYYRRSLEMLVRLGAYEDTIETRSMLVAALLGAGEQAGAEQELELALRAADVDSGLAGPNRLLATVMQGAAEVSLSRGDVAEGLQRYDRALELYGWPSTDVSPGPGSLMLGAAALDAWVLHGALDTAGEFVDQLIEQTLPMLTQYADLPQIGGIACAVGSYLIATEQDPARGTDLLALAPNVFCRQDFPSMCWATHAELARARLGGHQLDAARAALSRLRRRDSADRIMAILRELAKAP